The nucleotide sequence GGTTTCTGGGGAATGTCAACAGGAAGTTGTGCGATGACTGCATGACACCGGGCGGGTGTAAAATCTGTTGGCGCGATTAGCCGTGTCAGGCGGCGCTCAGCATCGGCGGCAAGGTGCCCAGCAATGAAACGGCCGCCACCGCCGATACGCCCAGCAGCCATTCGAGGGTCACGCTGACTTGCAGCGGACCCAGTCGCTGCTGGCAGTTTCGGCTCTGCAATCGGTTCAATAAAGCCAGTCCCAGCATGCCGGCGACCAGCAGCACCTTGATCAATAAGATCAAGGCAAACCCGCTGAACAGGGGCGTTGGCCAGAATTGTCCGGTGAGCACGCGAATATTGATCAGCCCGGTGCCCAGCAATCCCGCCACCAGCACGTAGCCGATACCGCTGAAGTGTCGCAGCAGCGCCTCCAGCGGATAGCGTGCCGCTTGTCGGAGGATTAATCCCAGCACCAGCAAACCGCCGAGCCAGGCGCCGACGCATAGCAGATGCACAACTTGGTTGAGGATCAGCAATTGCCCGTTGATGCCGTTGAGCATGGCGCCATGGCCGACCGGGGCCAAGGTGGCCAGCAACGCCGTACTGAGCAACAGGCGCGCGGTCGTCCAGGAGGTAAACAGCGCCAGCACCAGCAGTATGCTTAACGCCAGGTGCAGGCTCCAGACTTGGCCGAAAAAGGTCTTGGACAGCACCTGTTGCACCGTTGCCGGTTCCAGCCCTGCCAGTTCGGTGCCCGCCATGCTGGCACTGATCAGCAGCAGCCAGGCGATCCCTGATATCAGCGCCAGCCAGGCCAGTAGCCGGGTGATGCGCGCCAATGGCCGGTCGAGTGCGGGTTGGGGGGATTTACCCAACAGCCAGGGTCTGAACACACAGACCCCAAATATCAGCAATACCACCGTGAAGTGCAGGAAACGACACAGCACCAGCAGGGTTGCCATGGTTTATTGGCCGACCTTGAAACTGTAGCTGCCTGCGCTTTTGTGGGTGTCGACCGAGACCGCGTGCCATTCAACCTTGTAGGTACCGGCCGCCAGCGGTGCGGCGGGCGTCACTACCAGGGTTTTCTTGTCGGTGTCCGGGGTCTCCAGTCCCTTGACCGCCAGTTCGGTGCCGTCCTTGCTCAGGGAAACCTTGGTGAAAGTGGCCTCGACACCTTCGCTGAAGGTCAGGCGCAAATCGCTGGGGGCTGAGACGGTGCTGTCGGCAGCGGGCATGCTGCTTTCCAGGTGAGCGTGGGCGAAGGCTGCCGAGGCGCCCATCAAGGAGACCAACAAAGAAACGGTGGTCAGGGTTTTCTTGATCAACATGTGCAATACCCATCAAGGAGGGACGAGGGCGCAGTGTACGAAGTTTTGACTCAGGCTGTCGCCCCGATCTAGAGCGGATGGTAGTCTTCTGCAGATGATGTTTTCAGGGAGCCCTCATGGGCAATCACAAGATCGGTATTCGTCGGGTCAACGTCGAGAAGATTCTGCTGGCGGCTGAGAAAGTTTTCGCCGAGAAGGGCTATGGTGGCACCGCCATGGCCGACATTGCCGAAGAAGTGCAATTGCCGCGTTCCAACTTGCATTACTACTTCAGCACCAAGAGCGAGTTGTACAGCGCTGTGCTGTTTGACCTGCTTGAAGTCTGGAAGCAGGACGCGTTGTGCTTTGAGATGTTCGACGACCCACGGGTTGTGCTCAGCAGCTACATCCGCGCAAAGATGCAGCATTCGCGCAGCCGGCCGTACGGCTCCAAAGTCTGGGCCAACGAAATCATTCACGGCGCCCCGACCCTGGGGGCGGCGCTGGACGCCAGCCTGTATGACTGGGCCAAGATGAAGGAAGCGAAAATACGCCAGTGGGTGGAAGACAAGCGCATCCTGGCGGTGGAGCCGTCGAGTCTGTTGTACATGATCTGGGCATCGACCCAGCACTATGCCGACTTCGATCATCAGGTGATGATTTTGAATGACCACCAGGCACTCTCGGATCTGCAGTTCGAGCGGGCGGTGCAGACGGTGACGAGTGTGATATTGCGCGGGATTGGGTTGGCGCCTTGAGGGGTTAAGTTCCAGCTCTTTCAAGGTCGGTTGCATTGGGTTGGGGTTGGGGTACATATCCGTTGCTGCGGTCATGGCGTCCTAGGGTTTCGCCCTTACGGCGAGTCACTTTTGGAAAAGAGCCCCAAAAGTAACCAAAAGGGCTCTTGCCCCACCACTCGGTGCCTCGCCTAGGCTCGGCATGCCCGTAGTCCGACATTGATTCGGGGGGCCGCCGCGACGGGCCATCCATGGCCCAACGCGGCTATCCCGGCATCCATGCCGGGATGCCCCCCGAATCAATATCGGACTCCGGCCAGCGTGGTTTAACGGGGCGCCTAAGATCAAAATCAAAAACAGAGCGAGGCGGCCTAGTAGCCGACCTGATCTTTTGCGAGCGTGCCTCCTCTCTGTAGGAGCGAGCTTGCTCGCGAAGATCGTTAACGATGACGCGGAAAATCTGACACCCCGAGGCGATCTCAGGTTTTTCGCGAGCAAGCTCGCTCCTACAGAAAGCGGCTCTGTTTTTGATCTTGATCTTAGGCGCCCGGTTAAACCACGCTGGCCGGAGAGAGGGCACACCGAGCCTGAGCGCGGTGCCGAGTGGTGGGGCAAGAGCCCTTTTGGTTACTTTGGGGCTTTTTTCCAAAGTGACTCGCTGTAAAAGCGAAACCAATAGCCGCCGTTACCGCAGCAATGGATATGTACCCCAACCCCACCCGACTGTTTTCTTCAAAAGCTGTTACGGGAACAATGCACGCTTGCTCACCCGGCCTCCCGGTACGGATTACGCGGATCCTGCGTCCAATTCAGAAACGGCTTACCCGTCTCTATCGGCACCATCTCAATACAATCCGCCACCGGGCAGGTGATCTGGCACAGGTTGCAGCCCACGCATTCATCATCGATCACTTCATATCTATGGGTTCCGTCCGCCAGTTTCAGGCTGGCAATCGCCTGGTGCGAGGTATCTTCACAGGCAATGTGGCAACGTCCACAGCCGACGCACGTTGCTTGATCAATCTTGGCGATGACCTGGTAGTTGATGTCCAGGTACTTCCAATCCGTGGTGTTGCCCACCGCGCGCCCGGAAAACTCCTGCAAGCTGCTGTAGCCGTGACTGTCCATCCAGCGCGACAGGCCATCTTTCATTTCCTCGACAATCCGGAATCCATGCAACATCGCCGCCGTGCACACCTGCACCGCGCCGCAACCCAGGGCGACGAATTCCGCGGCGTCACGCCAGTTGCCGATCCCGCCAATGCCGCAGATCGGCAGCCCTTGAGTCTGGGGATCACGGGCGATCTCCGCGACCATGTTCAAGGCGATCGGTTTGACTGCCGAACCGCAGTAGCCGCCGTGGGTACTCTGGGTGCCCACCACCGGTAGTGCGACCATGCGTTCCAGGTCGACGCTGGTGATCGAATTGATGGTGTTGATCAGCGACACCGCATCGGCGCCGCCGCGGTAGGCGGCACGCGCTGCAACGCGAATGTCGGTGATGTTGGGCGTAAGCTTGACGATTACCGGCAGCGAGCAATAGGTCTTGCAC is from Pseudomonas mucidolens and encodes:
- the copC gene encoding copper homeostasis periplasmic binding protein CopC — protein: MLIKKTLTTVSLLVSLMGASAAFAHAHLESSMPAADSTVSAPSDLRLTFSEGVEATFTKVSLSKDGTELAVKGLETPDTDKKTLVVTPAAPLAAGTYKVEWHAVSVDTHKSAGSYSFKVGQ
- the copD gene encoding copper homeostasis membrane protein CopD, translating into MATLLVLCRFLHFTVVLLIFGVCVFRPWLLGKSPQPALDRPLARITRLLAWLALISGIAWLLLISASMAGTELAGLEPATVQQVLSKTFFGQVWSLHLALSILLVLALFTSWTTARLLLSTALLATLAPVGHGAMLNGINGQLLILNQVVHLLCVGAWLGGLLVLGLILRQAARYPLEALLRHFSGIGYVLVAGLLGTGLINIRVLTGQFWPTPLFSGFALILLIKVLLVAGMLGLALLNRLQSRNCQQRLGPLQVSVTLEWLLGVSAVAAVSLLGTLPPMLSAA
- the preA gene encoding NAD-dependent dihydropyrimidine dehydrogenase subunit PreA — protein: MADLSIVFAGIKAPNPFWLASAPPTDKAYNVVRAFEAGWGGVVWKTLGEDPAAVNVSSRYSAHYGANREVLGINNIELITDRSLEINLREITQVKKDWPDRALIVSLMMPCVEESWKNILPLVEATGCDGIELNFGCPHGMPERGMGAAVGQVPEYVEQVTRWCKTYCSLPVIVKLTPNITDIRVAARAAYRGGADAVSLINTINSITSVDLERMVALPVVGTQSTHGGYCGSAVKPIALNMVAEIARDPQTQGLPICGIGGIGNWRDAAEFVALGCGAVQVCTAAMLHGFRIVEEMKDGLSRWMDSHGYSSLQEFSGRAVGNTTDWKYLDINYQVIAKIDQATCVGCGRCHIACEDTSHQAIASLKLADGTHRYEVIDDECVGCNLCQITCPVADCIEMVPIETGKPFLNWTQDPRNPYREAG
- a CDS encoding TetR/AcrR family transcriptional regulator; amino-acid sequence: MGNHKIGIRRVNVEKILLAAEKVFAEKGYGGTAMADIAEEVQLPRSNLHYYFSTKSELYSAVLFDLLEVWKQDALCFEMFDDPRVVLSSYIRAKMQHSRSRPYGSKVWANEIIHGAPTLGAALDASLYDWAKMKEAKIRQWVEDKRILAVEPSSLLYMIWASTQHYADFDHQVMILNDHQALSDLQFERAVQTVTSVILRGIGLAP